The uncultured Desulfovibrio sp. DNA window GCGCGCCCGGGACAGCATCATCCCGGCCATGCTGCTCTGCCGTGAGCATGCCGATGCGCTGGAACAGCTGGTCAACGATGTCGACTGGCCCCTTCCGCGCTATGCGGAACTGCTCTGGGTTCATTAGGAAAACCGGCTGCCCGGCCATGGAAGCGGCCGGGCAGCCGTAAAGGAAATCTTCATCCATGTCTTCAGCCATCGCCTTTACCAAAATGCACGGCCTGGGCAACGATTACGTGTATATCAACGGATTTGACGAACAAATTCCCGATCCCGGGGCGCTGGCCGTGCGCCTCAGTGAACGGCATCGCGGCATCGGTTCCGATGGGCTGGTGCTGGTACTGCCCTCGTCCAAAGCGGATGTGCGTATGCGTATGTTCAATCCTGATGGAAGCGAAGCGGAAATGTGCGGCAATGCCATTCGCTGCGTGGGCAAGTACGCTGCCGAGCATGGGCTGGTAAAGGGTGACAGCATCCTCGTTGAAACTGCTGCCGGCCTGCGCACGGTCAGCCTGCTGCGCAAGGACGGACACATCGAGGGGGCCACGGTGGACATGGGTGCCCCCGTGCTCACTCCGGCGGATATTCCGGTCCTGCTTCCCCAGGGCATGGAAAATGCTCAACGCTTCCTGCGTGTTCCCCTGGACATTGCGGGACAGACGTTCGAGGTAACCGCCGTTTCCATGGGCAACCCGCATGCCGTGGTCATTCTGCCCACGCTCGACGGGCTGGAACTCTCCCTTCTGGGTCCGGCGCTGGAATGTCACCCTCTCTTCCCGCGCCGGACCAACGCCGAATTCGTGGAGGTTCTTTCACCCACCCATGTACGCATGCGCGTGTGGGAACGTGGCACAGGGGAAACACAGGCCTGCGGCACCGGCGCCTGTGCCGTTGCCGCAGCCTGTGTACTCAACGGCCGCACCGGACGTGAAGTGGATGTGGACCTGCCGGGAGGTACCCTGCACATCCGCTGGGATGAAGAAACAGACCATATTTTCATGACCGGGCCGGCTCAACGTGTCTTTGACGGTGTGTACTACTGCCAGGAGTCTCTTGCATGATCTGCATTAATCCCAATCTTCCCCTGCTGCCGGGAAGTTATCTGTTCACGGACATTGCCCACCGTGTGGCAGCCTATCGTGCCGCGCATCCTGATGTGCGCGTCATCAGTCTGGGCATCGGCGATGTAACCCGCCCCCTGGCTCCTTCCGTCATCGCCGCCCTGCACAAGGCCACCGATGAAATGGCCCAGCAGTCCACCTTCCATGGCTACGGCCCTGAACGCGGCTACCCCTTCCTGCGCAAGGCCATTGTGGAAACGGAATTTGCGCCGCGCGGCGTGCACCTGGACATGGACGAAATTTTCATCAGTGATGGCTCCAAGTGCGATCTGGCCAATTTCCAGGAGCTGTTTGCCGCGGACAGCCGTATCGCCGTAAGCGATCCCGTCTATCCCGTGGGGGTGGACAGCAATGCCATGGCCGGACGTGCCGGAACCTTTGACGGCCAGCGCTGGAGCAAGCTCCTCTACCTGCCCTGCACCCGTGACAACGGCTTTATTCCCGAACCTCCCCGGGAACAGGCCGATGTCATCTACCTGTGCTCGCCCAACAATCCCACGGGCACGGCCATGAGCCGCGAGGCCCTGACCCGCTGGGTCGAGTATGCGCATACGCATGGCAGCCTGCTGCTCTTTGATGCGGCCTATGAGGCCTTCATCACCGATCCCGAGGTGCCCCACTCCATCTATGAGGTGGACGGCGCCCGCGAAGTGGCCGTGGAAATGCGCAGCTTTTCCAAGAGTGCCGGCTTTACGGGGCTGCGCTGCGCCTATGTGGTGGTCCCTCGTGAACTCTGCATCGGCGATGGCAAGGAAGGCAAGGTTGCGCTCAATGCCTTCTGGAACCGGCGCCAGACCACCAAATACAACGGCTGCCCCTATATCGTGCAGCGGGCTGCCGAAGCTGCCTGCACCCCCCAGGGCCGGGAAGAAGGCATGCAGGCCATCCGGGTCTATCAGCGCAATGCCCGCCTGCTGTCCCAGGCCATGCGCGACAGGGGCCTGGATGTGTACGGTGGCCAGAACGCCCCCTATCTGTGGGTATCGGTGCCTGCGGGCAGCACGTCGTGGCAGTTTTTTGATATGCTTCTGGAAAAGGCGGGGCTGGTCTGCACGCCCGGCGTCGGCTTCGGCGCCTGTGGCGAAGGTTTTATCCGCCTTACATCTTTTGGTACACCTGAAGATACGGATGAAGCCATCCGCCGGCTGAGCACACTCTGATCTCCCAGAGCGGAGATTTTACAGGACAGGCGTGTCTCGCGGACATGCCGCAGATTCAGGGCACCGGCTCTCTTGCCGTCGGTGCCCATTCCGGCGCAAAGCGCAAAACTCCAACGGAGAATACCATGTGCAGAATAGGATCCATCAAAAGTACAACGCCCGTGCCACCGTCCACGGCCTTGCATCTCATGCTGCCACAGCAGGAAGGGCACGATAATTCGGGCTTTGCCATGGTCATGCAGGACCTGGAAGGCGTGTTTGCCCATTACAAGGACAAGCCGCTGCTTTCCATGGCCTGTACGCCGCGCGGCGTGCAGCTGGTCAACGAATACATGGAACACAAGGGCTTTGTGCAGGCTGCCCAGTGGGTGCCGGAAGTGGACCGCCGCCCCGGCCTGAGCATCAGCGCCATGCCCCGTTACGTCTTCCGCAACTACGACTATCCCGAAGTCTATCGCTACCGTTCCCAGGAAGAACGGGAAGAACTGCTGGTGGATACGCGGCTGGCCCTGCGCGCCCTGCTGGAAGAGGACAACAACGGCTTTGTGTACTCCTTCTGGCCTGATGTGCTGACGCTCAAGGAAATCGGTGATCCGGCCGACATTGCCACCTATTTTGGCCTCTGGAATGACGATGGCCGCCTTATGGCGCGCAATATTGTGGCCCAGTGCCGCCAGAACACCAACTACGAAATCGTGCGCTATGCCGCCCATCCCTTCTTCCTGCAGGGCTACACGCTCTGTGCCAACGGCGAAAATACCTTCTTCACCAAGAACAAGGAATTTCAGCGCTCCCTGCACCGCGGCTACATCGGCTTTGAATCCGACTCGCAGAACTTCCTCTACACGCTGCATTATGTGCTGCATGAGCTGAAGTGGCCTCTGCCCTACTACAAGCACGTCATTACGCCCCTGCCCTTTGCCGAAGCCGAGCAGCGCCCTGACCATGAGGTGCTGGCCCTGCTGCGCCAGACCCTGTGCCATCTGGAAATCAATGGCCCCAACGCCATCATTGCTCTGCTGCCTGACGGCCGCATGATCACCTGCTGCGATGCCAAGAAGCTGCGGCCCGTGGTGGTGGGCCGGCAGGATGACATGCTGGCCATTGCTTCCGAAGTGTGCGGCCTCAATGCCGTGCTGCCGAACCGGGACAGCACGCGGGACATCTACCCCGGCGAACGGGAAATGGTCATCATCGACAATGATCTGGAGGTGCAGCAATGGAAGCAGTAAAGACACAGGACCTGGGCCTCAATGACCTGCGCTGGAAAATAGAGTACCAGCCGGAGCGCTGCACCCTGTGCGGCTCCTGCGTTGCCGCCTGTACCTTCGGTGCCATTGAGGTGGGCATGCGCCGCCAGCGCAGCGTCACCACCCATGAAGTCTTTCCCACGCCTGTGGAACATTACGAAGCCCGTCCGGTCATTCGCCAGAAGGCCAAGCTCTCCAATGCCTGCACCGGCTGCGGCATGTGCGAAAAAATCTGCCCCAATCAGGCCATCCGCCCGGTACGCAATG harbors:
- the dapF gene encoding diaminopimelate epimerase — its product is MSSAIAFTKMHGLGNDYVYINGFDEQIPDPGALAVRLSERHRGIGSDGLVLVLPSSKADVRMRMFNPDGSEAEMCGNAIRCVGKYAAEHGLVKGDSILVETAAGLRTVSLLRKDGHIEGATVDMGAPVLTPADIPVLLPQGMENAQRFLRVPLDIAGQTFEVTAVSMGNPHAVVILPTLDGLELSLLGPALECHPLFPRRTNAEFVEVLSPTHVRMRVWERGTGETQACGTGACAVAAACVLNGRTGREVDVDLPGGTLHIRWDEETDHIFMTGPAQRVFDGVYYCQESLA
- a CDS encoding LL-diaminopimelate aminotransferase yields the protein MICINPNLPLLPGSYLFTDIAHRVAAYRAAHPDVRVISLGIGDVTRPLAPSVIAALHKATDEMAQQSTFHGYGPERGYPFLRKAIVETEFAPRGVHLDMDEIFISDGSKCDLANFQELFAADSRIAVSDPVYPVGVDSNAMAGRAGTFDGQRWSKLLYLPCTRDNGFIPEPPREQADVIYLCSPNNPTGTAMSREALTRWVEYAHTHGSLLLFDAAYEAFITDPEVPHSIYEVDGAREVAVEMRSFSKSAGFTGLRCAYVVVPRELCIGDGKEGKVALNAFWNRRQTTKYNGCPYIVQRAAEAACTPQGREEGMQAIRVYQRNARLLSQAMRDRGLDVYGGQNAPYLWVSVPAGSTSWQFFDMLLEKAGLVCTPGVGFGACGEGFIRLTSFGTPEDTDEAIRRLSTL
- a CDS encoding glutamate synthase, with translation MCRIGSIKSTTPVPPSTALHLMLPQQEGHDNSGFAMVMQDLEGVFAHYKDKPLLSMACTPRGVQLVNEYMEHKGFVQAAQWVPEVDRRPGLSISAMPRYVFRNYDYPEVYRYRSQEEREELLVDTRLALRALLEEDNNGFVYSFWPDVLTLKEIGDPADIATYFGLWNDDGRLMARNIVAQCRQNTNYEIVRYAAHPFFLQGYTLCANGENTFFTKNKEFQRSLHRGYIGFESDSQNFLYTLHYVLHELKWPLPYYKHVITPLPFAEAEQRPDHEVLALLRQTLCHLEINGPNAIIALLPDGRMITCCDAKKLRPVVVGRQDDMLAIASEVCGLNAVLPNRDSTRDIYPGEREMVIIDNDLEVQQWKQ